In one Corallococcus sp. EGB genomic region, the following are encoded:
- a CDS encoding lipopolysaccharide assembly protein LapB, whose amino-acid sequence MRLRRLVLTLTAAASLTTTACLSTPPPHERALINNELCAQEMANGDLQKAETYCNLGLEFSPQYADLWANKGLIAMYSGNKGKAKEFFIKALRFNQEHLQAYQNLGILYLEEGAYGKAHDNFKRALQVNPDNLESRYNLGLTFMKMGKKKEATKEFNTLLAVNPNVANAHHNLGIMAYEDKDLEGAYEHISQAAQLTPDAAEVWHDLGTVLMDQSRFAEAREAFGNCARLDEKNASCLNNLAVAQRKVALTDSALKELKDTQTAENSAPAMYLLARQYREKGLLTEEENAYRKCVKLDAKFAPCHFGLFQIFSAAQKKSHAETACKNFMKFGTSEEFPTEYTTCERFLANDSF is encoded by the coding sequence ATGCGTCTTCGCCGCCTCGTCCTCACGCTGACCGCCGCCGCCTCCCTCACCACCACTGCCTGTCTCAGCACGCCGCCGCCACACGAGCGGGCGCTCATCAACAACGAGCTGTGCGCACAGGAGATGGCCAACGGGGACCTGCAGAAGGCGGAGACCTACTGCAACCTGGGCCTGGAGTTCTCCCCCCAGTACGCGGACCTGTGGGCCAACAAGGGCCTCATCGCCATGTACTCGGGCAACAAGGGCAAGGCGAAGGAGTTCTTCATCAAGGCCCTGCGCTTCAACCAGGAGCACCTGCAGGCCTACCAGAACCTGGGCATCCTCTATCTGGAGGAAGGCGCCTACGGAAAGGCCCACGACAACTTCAAGCGCGCCCTGCAGGTGAACCCGGACAACCTGGAGTCGCGCTACAACCTGGGCCTCACCTTCATGAAGATGGGCAAGAAGAAGGAGGCCACGAAGGAGTTCAACACGCTGCTCGCGGTCAACCCCAACGTGGCCAACGCCCACCACAACCTCGGCATCATGGCCTACGAGGACAAGGACCTGGAGGGCGCCTACGAGCACATCTCCCAGGCCGCCCAGCTCACGCCGGACGCCGCGGAGGTGTGGCACGACCTGGGCACCGTGCTGATGGATCAGAGCCGCTTCGCGGAGGCGCGCGAGGCCTTTGGCAACTGCGCCCGCCTGGATGAGAAGAACGCCAGCTGCCTCAACAACCTGGCCGTCGCCCAGCGCAAGGTGGCCCTCACCGACTCCGCCCTCAAGGAGCTCAAGGACACCCAGACGGCGGAGAACAGCGCCCCCGCCATGTACCTGCTCGCGCGCCAGTACCGGGAGAAGGGCCTGCTCACGGAGGAGGAGAACGCCTACCGCAAGTGCGTGAAGCTGGACGCCAAGTTCGCGCCCTGCCACTTCGGCCTCTTCCAGATCTTCTCCGCGGCCCAGAAGAAGTCCCACGCGGAGACGGCCTGCAAGAACTTCATGAAGTTTGGAACCTCCGAGGAATTCCCCACCGAGTACACGACGTGTGAGAGATTCCTGGCCAACGACTCGTTCTAG